A DNA window from Siniperca chuatsi isolate FFG_IHB_CAS linkage group LG6, ASM2008510v1, whole genome shotgun sequence contains the following coding sequences:
- the LOC122877721 gene encoding uncharacterized protein LOC122877721, with translation MAQASVTLNGGVNLQAEESDSSTDTSTSETSSDTDSSSVLSEAVPDLWGDLDQYFQEGLSPSSQPQDDATWHTSDGQNIIQSLEAARLTGRDPADVIPRQNFEDQPPFHRESVSPANQPLMTTERPQPADRDPGFSSGRNRRRTSSEIPYPRSRGASSEGFPSARSNRPRSRPSRCPRCCGATHQQLDLMSRAFWLLCQKIGVQSDNL, from the exons ATGGCTCAAGCATCCG tgactctaaacggAGGGGTGAACCTTCAAGCAGAGGAGTCTG ATTCATCAACTGATACCTCAACATCCGAGACCTCGTCTGATactgactcctcatctgtgctttcagaggCAGTACCCG ATCTGTGGGGCGATTTGgaccaatatttccaagaagggttatcgccatcatcacagccacaggatGACGCAACATGGCATACCTCAGACGGTCAAAACATTATACAATCTTTAGAGGCTGCCCGGTTAACCGGAAGAGATCCAGCTGATGTGATACCGCGTCAGAATTTTGAAGATCAACCGCCATTTCACCGGGAGTCTGTCTCACCCGCTAATCAACCGCTGATGACCACGGAGAGGCCTCAACCAGCGGACAGGGATCCAGGATTCTCATCGGGTCGCAACCGCAGGAGAACCAGTTCTGAGATTCCATACCCGAGATCCCGCGGGGCTTCCAGCGAAGGATTTCCATCGGCACGCT caaacagacccaggtCCAGACCATCCAGGTGTCCTCGGTGCTGCGGAGCTACACACCAGCAATTGGATCTGATGTCTAGAGCCTTTTGGCTCCTCTGTCAGAAGATAGGTGTAcaaagtgacaatttgtaa